TTTCTCTGTCTCAAAGTTATTTTCGAGCCATTTTCTCCAATCTTTTCTATCTGTAAAATACTGTGTTTTTAAATTCTCAACCTCTCTCATTTGCTTACTATTTTTTTCACAGAGCTTGCCCATAACGTTCCGGAGACTTGACATTCAGGCGGGAGACATATTTCCAAAGTCGTACTATACTTCCTGTGGATCACTGCCACCATTACGCCACACCGTCTCGTTGGCTGTCAGTGTATTTTGTCATTTTTGTCGGTACTCAAATTCGGCTATTTTTGAATATCCATCGTTATTAAAATATGTTTTGTCTGGCTTGTTGGTAATCACTTTTATCTGCCATACGTATTTTGTGTCTGGTTGCAATTGATAGTCATCAACTGTCAACGTGTAATTGGTGTTGGCTGTTGTGTGTGTCCAAACAGGTATTGATTTTGATATATCTTTTTCAAAATCAGATGCATACAATCTGAACTGATAAGTAATTTCTAAATTTGGATCAATATTTTCAGAATATACATGTTGTGGTTTCCACTCAAAATGAACTCCTTGTTCCATGTCCTGAACCACAACAGTTTCATGTTTTGGGGCTTGAAGTTTTGGTGGATCATCCAAAAAAAACGGATAATAAGGAGTGTACACTTTCGTAGGGAGTAATTTGTTGCCAAAACCACTTATTTCGAGAGCAATACGATAAAGACCATCAGGAATGCGATAAGGGTCGGTGTTGGGTGAAAAATGAAGCATTCCCAATTTGGATATGTTTTGCGGAGAATTTATTGAAGCAAAAAAGGGAACGAAATCAGCGCCATGGAGTTCGAGTACGTATTCACCTTCAAAAGAAAAAACATTTGTATAACTTTTCCAAACTATATCCATCGCTTCGAGAGTTATTTTTATCATTATCTGTTCATGGAGCATTGACAGATCATTCAAAATTATCCGTACAAGAAACTTATCGGAAAGTTCTTCTGCATATTCTGAAAGGAAAGGTCTGTATGGAGGAAATACTTGCAGTTGCACTGAAACATATTTTTCATCATTTTCTTTTGGTTTGAAAAGAATGTCGAATTGCGCCAATGCAGGAAGACACAAAAACGAAAATAATATAAAACTACATATATGAAGTTTTAATCTATAATACTTCTTTCTAAAATCTTTCTTTTTCATATATGCCTTTTTTGATTATTCTATCAAAAACAAGTCATTTCAAAACGAGTGCGTTGTCCACTGCGCTATCGCCGCATAGCAGCCAACATCCCAACGCATATTTACAGTCAACCGACACTTTATTAGGCTGTTATTTTTGGGGCAAAACGGTCAGGATATCCAAAATGCGCAATACGCAAAAAGAATATTCTATAAATCGGATGAGCTACTTGCCGTTTACAAATTTAGCATATATCTGTAAAACAGCCATAAGTATCTTTAAAAACCTTTACCTTTAATGATTTCCGATTTCTATGGAGGCTGATATATGGTCTTGCCGATTATTTCAGTTCCTGATATTTCTGTTTGAACCAGTCGGGAATATTCCGTTCATTGAGGGAAAGGTGGTATTTGTCCGAAGAACTCTGTTCTTTGAAAATTTGCTGCCTGTCATCCTGCACACTGCAGACGCATTTTAATTATGCCGGTCAATTCCGATTCACCCGTTTATATTAAGACACCTGATTCATTAAGTATTTATCTGAAACTTATAAATTCTTATTTTGCCATTTATTTCTTTTAAGGTATGCCAGAAACAATAAGAACAATATAATTACATACAACTGCTCGGCAGTCCAGTACATCGCTAGCGGAACATTCGGCAAGCGGGACAGCATGAATAGATAAAGCAAATAAACAGTTATATTTATCATCTGAAATACGAATGCTATTTTAGTATTGCCTGTCCCGATCACCGTATTACAATAAGTATATGCAGGTACGGAAATGATAAATGTCGAAAGCATGACACAAAACGGATAAAATGCCGTCCTGATAACCTCCGTATCATTCGTAAACAACCCTAACAGATTGTCTGAAAATATAAAAGCCAGTAATATAAGCGGAATACCTATCGAATAATCCAGATTGATGACTCGCCGGCAAGTCGGCATCACCTGTTCCGATCTTTTTGCCCCGATAAGGTTACTGACCAATGAAATCGTAGTAGTTGCGAACGAGTTGACAATCACAAAAAAGAGCATGGAAATACTTCTCACCACATTTGCGGCAGCCAATTCGCGTTCCCCTAAATGTTCAATCGCTACAAAGAACAGGAACCACGGAGCAATACAAAAGAATGAGCGCACCATGGTCCAAACGGATATGCTTAACAAATGGAGCGATAACCTCAGATCAAATACCATATGTAATCCATATCGTTCTTTATCTACGTGTTTCCACATGTAAATAATGAGAAACAGCAACCCGACCAATCCGGCCAGCGATGAGCCGATAGCAGCTCCGCTGATCCCCAACCGGGGAAATCCTGCTTTACCAAAGATCAACAAATAGTCGAATACGATATTGCATACTACCATAACAAGGGAGTTGGCTGTAAGGATCCTGGTATTGGTCGTTCCAATAAAAAAGGCCCGGATTGCTAACAATGGGAAAGCAAACAGGTAGTTATAATCCCGCCACCCGATATAATTCATGGTAGCCTGATAAACATTATCCGAGGTAATTACCATGCGAAGGAGTAGAGGCGAAAACAGCCTGGATAGTATGAATACGACAACAGCAAAAACAGATAAAAAGATCAGGGCCTGATAAAACACTTTACCGGTATCTGCATATTGTCCCTCCCCATTTCGTCTTGCAACGACCACCTGTGCTCCAAGGCTGAAACCAAATCCGAGCATATAAATAGCAGTATAATACATGGTTGCTAAGGCTGATGCTCCTAAGTCTATTTGGCTGACATGTCCCAGGAATATGGAATCCGTTAAATTGATCAATTGTTCCATGAACAGGCTCACCAATATGGGCAGATTGATGAGCCAGATTTGTTTATATGTATAGTTCATTTGTTTTTATGAAATGGCATACAACACTTTGAAAGTGCTGTAAACTATCATTAATAATTTTTATTGATTAAACTCTGTGGTAGATACGGGCATAACAACTTAATGCCGGAGAGATATTCCCCGGCAAACCCGAAGCTGGATAGCTATATACAGAGTTGCCACTTCATAAATGAAACATTAGATTGAATGGTAAAACACAAAGATATGTATTCCGATTTTATCTGACAACATCGTTTGTTAGAAAGATAATCCCAGCTTGATGGAAATCATATGGTGATTCAGTTTTTCTGCAAATTCTTTATAGAAGTAATCATCTGTTTGTGTTTTCAACCGTTCCAGTTTCTGTAGTTCATAGCCGATTGCCAACTGTAATTTCATTTTATTTTTTAATGGATATTGAAGTCCGATCGAGGGATTCATGAAAAATCC
The window above is part of the Bacteroidales bacterium genome. Proteins encoded here:
- a CDS encoding MATE family efflux transporter — encoded protein: MNYTYKQIWLINLPILVSLFMEQLINLTDSIFLGHVSQIDLGASALATMYYTAIYMLGFGFSLGAQVVVARRNGEGQYADTGKVFYQALIFLSVFAVVVFILSRLFSPLLLRMVITSDNVYQATMNYIGWRDYNYLFAFPLLAIRAFFIGTTNTRILTANSLVMVVCNIVFDYLLIFGKAGFPRLGISGAAIGSSLAGLVGLLFLIIYMWKHVDKERYGLHMVFDLRLSLHLLSISVWTMVRSFFCIAPWFLFFVAIEHLGERELAAANVVRSISMLFFVIVNSFATTTISLVSNLIGAKRSEQVMPTCRRVINLDYSIGIPLILLAFIFSDNLLGLFTNDTEVIRTAFYPFCVMLSTFIISVPAYTYCNTVIGTGNTKIAFVFQMINITVYLLYLFMLSRLPNVPLAMYWTAEQLYVIILFLLFLAYLKRNKWQNKNL